In a genomic window of Canis lupus familiaris isolate Mischka breed German Shepherd chromosome 28, alternate assembly UU_Cfam_GSD_1.0, whole genome shotgun sequence:
- the PPP1R3C gene encoding protein phosphatase 1 regulatory subunit 3C isoform X1, whose amino-acid sequence MSCTRMIQVLDPRPLTNSVMPVDVAMRLCLAHSPPLKSFLGPYDDLQRRNFVNKLKPLKSCLNIKQEAKSQNEWKQSHDQAKKRVVFADSKGLSLTAIHVFSDLPEEPAWDLQFDLLDLNDISSGLKLHEEKNLILDFPQPSTDYLSFRNHFQKNFVCLENCSLQERTVTGTVKVKNMSFEKKVQIRITFDTWKSYTDVDCNYMKNVYGASDSDTFSFAVDLPSVIPTEEKIEFCISYHANGQVFWDNNEGQNYRIVHVQWKPDGVQTQMASQDCVFHQVPPKTESETSIFGSPRLASGLFPEWQSWGRMENLASYR is encoded by the exons ATGAGCTGCACCAG AATGATCCAGGTTTTAGATCCGCGACCTTTGACAAATTCAGTCATGCCAGTGGATGTGGCCATGAGGCTCTGCTTGGCTCATTCGCCACCTCTGAAGAGTTTCCTGGGCCCTTATGATGATCTCCAACGAAGAAATTTTGTGAACAAGTTAAAGCCCTTGAAATCATGTCTCAATATAAAACAGGAAGCCAAATCACAGAATGAGTGGAAGCAGTCACATGACCAAGCCAAGAAGCGGGTTGTGTTTGCTGACTCCAAGGGGCTCTCTCTCACCGCCATCCACGTCTTCTCGGACCTCCCAGAAGAACCAGCGTGGGATCTCCAGTTTGATCTCTTGGACCTTAACGATATCTCCTCTGGCTTAAAACTCCACGAGGAGAAAAACTTGATTTTAGATTTTCCCCAGCCTTCAACTGATTACTTAAGTTTTCGGAACCACTTTCAGAAGAATTTTGTCTGTCTGGAGAACTGCTCTTTGCAAGAGCGAACAGTGACTGGAACTGTGAAAGTGAAAAACATGAGCTTTGAGAAAAAGGTTCAGATTCGTATCACTTTTGATACCTGGAAGAGTTATACTGATGTTGACTGTAACTACATGAAAAATGTGTATGGTGCCTCAGATAGTGACACCTTCTCATTTGCCGTTGACTTACCCTCTGTCATTCCAACTGAGGAGAAAATTGAGTTCTGCATTTCTTACCATGCTAATGGGCAGGTCTTCTGGGACAACAACGAGGGTCAGAATTACAGAATTGTCCATGTGCAATGGAAACCTGATGGAGTGCAGACACAGATGGCATCTCAGGACTGTGTATtccaccaggtgccccccaagaCTGAGTCAGAGACATCCATCTTTGGCAGTCCAAGGCTGGCCAGTGGGCTCTTCCCAGAATGGCAGAGCTGGGGGAGAATGGAGAACTTGGCTTCTTATCGATGA